In Ovis aries strain OAR_USU_Benz2616 breed Rambouillet chromosome 17, ARS-UI_Ramb_v3.0, whole genome shotgun sequence, the following proteins share a genomic window:
- the LOC101112122 gene encoding 2'-5'-oligoadenylate synthase 1-like isoform X6 has product MDHMVAAAAAAKSLQSCPTLRDPMDCSLTASSVHGIFKELKPAASGSSSAAYGSPVPSDMMELRNTLAKSLDKFIEDHLLSNAEFRRQVRQAIDTICTFLKERCFLCAPRPVRVSKVVKGGSSGKGTTLRGRSDADLVVFLTNLTSFREHFERRGEFIEEIGRQLEACQREERFEVQFEVQKQQNPRALSFVLRSPNQAVEFDVLPAFDALGQLTKGYRPDPQIYVQLIQESEKLGGEGEFSPCFTELQTAFLKECPAKLKSLIRLVKHWYQLCKMKYEHKLPPQYALELLTIYAWEQGSSKPEFNTAQGFRTVLALILKHQDLCIYWKKYYDLENPTISQYLRRQLAKPRPVILDPADPTGNVAGGDPQRWQLLAQEVKVWLKYSCCKKLSGKPVGTWKVPVRTPYFFM; this is encoded by the exons ATGGACCAtatggtagctgctgctgctgctgctaagtcgcttcagtcgtgtccgactctgcgcgaccccatggactgcagcctaacagcctcctccgtccatgggattttcaag GAACTGAAACCAGCAGCTTCAGGCAGCAGCTCCGCCGCCTATGGCTCTCCAGTCCCCAGTGACATGATGGAGCTCAGAAATACCCTGGCCAAGTCTCTAGACAAGTTCATCGAAGACCACCTCCTGTCAAACGCGGAGTTCCGCAGGCAGGTCAGACAAGCCATCGACACCATCTGCACTTTCCTGAAGGAGAGGTGTTTCCTATGTGCCCCTCGCCCAGTTCGGGTGTCCAAAGTTGTGAAG GGCGGCTCCTCAGGCAAAGGCACGACCCTCAGGGGACGATCAGATGCTGACCTCGTCGTCTTCCTCACCAACCTGACAAGTTTTCGGGAACACTTTGAGCGCCGAGGAGAATTCATCGAAGAAATCGGGAGACAGCTGGAAGCCTGTCAAAGAGAGGAAAGATTTGAAGTGCAGTTTGAGGTCCAGAAACAGCAGAATCCCCGCGCTCTCAGCTTTGTGCTGAGGTCCCCCAACCAGGCGGTGGAGTTCGATGTCCTGCCCGCCTTTGATGCCCTGG GTCAGTTGACCAAAGGTTACAGACCTGACCCTCAAATCTACGTCCAGCTCATCCAAGAGAGCGAGAAACTGGGCGGAGAAGGCGAGTTCTCCCCCTGCTTCACGGAGCTGCAGACAGCCTTCCTGAAGGAGTGTCCGGCCAAGCTGAAGAGCCTCATCCGCCTGGTGAAGCACTGGTACCAACTG TGTAAGATGAAGTATGAGCATAAGCTGCCCCCACAGTATGCTCTGGAGCTGCTGACCATCTATGCCTGGGAACAAGGAAGCTCCAAACCAGAATTCAACACAGCTCAGGGATTTCGGACTGTTTTGGCGTTAATCCTGAAGCATCAGGACCTCTGCATCTACTGGAAAAAGTATTATGACTTGGAAAACCCTACGATTAGCCAATACCTGAGGAGACAACTTGCAAAACCCAG GCCTGTGATTCTGGACCCGGCTGACCCAACTGGAAATGTGGCTGGTGGAGATCCACAGAGGTGGCAGCTGCTGGCACAGGAGGTTAAAGTCTGGCTCAAGTATTCGTGCTGTAAGAAGTTGAGTGGGAAGCCAGTAGGCACCTGGAAGGTGCCGGTAAGAACCCCCTATTTCTTCATGTGA
- the LOC101112122 gene encoding 2'-5'-oligoadenylate synthase 1-like isoform X8, which translates to MMELRNTLAKSLDKFIEDHLLSNAEFRRQVRQAIDTICTFLKERCFLCAPRPVRVSKVVKGGSSGKGTTLRGRSDADLVVFLTNLTSFREHFERRGEFIEEIGRQLEACQREERFEVQFEVQKQQNPRALSFVLRSPNQAVEFDVLPAFDALGQLTKGYRPDPQIYVQLIQESEKLGGEGEFSPCFTELQTAFLKECPAKLKSLIRLVKHWYQLCKMKYEHKLPPQYALELLTIYAWEQGSSKPEFNTAQGFRTVLALILKHQDLCIYWKKYYDLENPTISQYLRRQLAKPRPVILDPADPTGNVAGGDPQRWQLLAQEVKVWLKYSCCKKLSGKPVGTWKVPVRTPYFFM; encoded by the exons ATGATGGAGCTCAGAAATACCCTGGCCAAGTCTCTAGACAAGTTCATCGAAGACCACCTCCTGTCAAACGCGGAGTTCCGCAGGCAGGTCAGACAAGCCATCGACACCATCTGCACTTTCCTGAAGGAGAGGTGTTTCCTATGTGCCCCTCGCCCAGTTCGGGTGTCCAAAGTTGTGAAG GGCGGCTCCTCAGGCAAAGGCACGACCCTCAGGGGACGATCAGATGCTGACCTCGTCGTCTTCCTCACCAACCTGACAAGTTTTCGGGAACACTTTGAGCGCCGAGGAGAATTCATCGAAGAAATCGGGAGACAGCTGGAAGCCTGTCAAAGAGAGGAAAGATTTGAAGTGCAGTTTGAGGTCCAGAAACAGCAGAATCCCCGCGCTCTCAGCTTTGTGCTGAGGTCCCCCAACCAGGCGGTGGAGTTCGATGTCCTGCCCGCCTTTGATGCCCTGG GTCAGTTGACCAAAGGTTACAGACCTGACCCTCAAATCTACGTCCAGCTCATCCAAGAGAGCGAGAAACTGGGCGGAGAAGGCGAGTTCTCCCCCTGCTTCACGGAGCTGCAGACAGCCTTCCTGAAGGAGTGTCCGGCCAAGCTGAAGAGCCTCATCCGCCTGGTGAAGCACTGGTACCAACTG TGTAAGATGAAGTATGAGCATAAGCTGCCCCCACAGTATGCTCTGGAGCTGCTGACCATCTATGCCTGGGAACAAGGAAGCTCCAAACCAGAATTCAACACAGCTCAGGGATTTCGGACTGTTTTGGCGTTAATCCTGAAGCATCAGGACCTCTGCATCTACTGGAAAAAGTATTATGACTTGGAAAACCCTACGATTAGCCAATACCTGAGGAGACAACTTGCAAAACCCAG GCCTGTGATTCTGGACCCGGCTGACCCAACTGGAAATGTGGCTGGTGGAGATCCACAGAGGTGGCAGCTGCTGGCACAGGAGGTTAAAGTCTGGCTCAAGTATTCGTGCTGTAAGAAGTTGAGTGGGAAGCCAGTAGGCACCTGGAAGGTGCCGGTAAGAACCCCCTATTTCTTCATGTGA
- the LOC101112122 gene encoding 2'-5'-oligoadenylate synthase 1-like isoform X7, translating to MDHMVAAAAAAKSLQSCPTLRDPMDCSLTASSVHGIFKELKPAASGSSSAAYGSPVPSDMMELRNTLAKSLDKFIEDHLLSNAEFRRQVRQAIDTICTFLKERCFLCAPRPVRVSKVVKGGSSGKGTTLRGRSDADLVVFLTNLTSFREHFERRGEFIEEIGRQLEACQREERFEVQFEVQKQQNPRALSFVLRSPNQAVEFDVLPAFDALGQLTKGYRPDPQIYVQLIQESEKLGGEGEFSPCFTELQTAFLKECPAKLKSLIRLVKHWYQLCKMKYEHKLPPQYALELLTIYAWEQGSSKPEFNTAQGFRTVLALILKHQDLCIYWKKYYDLENPTISQYLRRQLAKPRPVILDPADPTGNVAGGDPQRWQLLAQEVKVWLKYSCCKKLSGKPVGTWKVPIIL from the exons ATGGACCAtatggtagctgctgctgctgctgctaagtcgcttcagtcgtgtccgactctgcgcgaccccatggactgcagcctaacagcctcctccgtccatgggattttcaag GAACTGAAACCAGCAGCTTCAGGCAGCAGCTCCGCCGCCTATGGCTCTCCAGTCCCCAGTGACATGATGGAGCTCAGAAATACCCTGGCCAAGTCTCTAGACAAGTTCATCGAAGACCACCTCCTGTCAAACGCGGAGTTCCGCAGGCAGGTCAGACAAGCCATCGACACCATCTGCACTTTCCTGAAGGAGAGGTGTTTCCTATGTGCCCCTCGCCCAGTTCGGGTGTCCAAAGTTGTGAAG GGCGGCTCCTCAGGCAAAGGCACGACCCTCAGGGGACGATCAGATGCTGACCTCGTCGTCTTCCTCACCAACCTGACAAGTTTTCGGGAACACTTTGAGCGCCGAGGAGAATTCATCGAAGAAATCGGGAGACAGCTGGAAGCCTGTCAAAGAGAGGAAAGATTTGAAGTGCAGTTTGAGGTCCAGAAACAGCAGAATCCCCGCGCTCTCAGCTTTGTGCTGAGGTCCCCCAACCAGGCGGTGGAGTTCGATGTCCTGCCCGCCTTTGATGCCCTGG GTCAGTTGACCAAAGGTTACAGACCTGACCCTCAAATCTACGTCCAGCTCATCCAAGAGAGCGAGAAACTGGGCGGAGAAGGCGAGTTCTCCCCCTGCTTCACGGAGCTGCAGACAGCCTTCCTGAAGGAGTGTCCGGCCAAGCTGAAGAGCCTCATCCGCCTGGTGAAGCACTGGTACCAACTG TGTAAGATGAAGTATGAGCATAAGCTGCCCCCACAGTATGCTCTGGAGCTGCTGACCATCTATGCCTGGGAACAAGGAAGCTCCAAACCAGAATTCAACACAGCTCAGGGATTTCGGACTGTTTTGGCGTTAATCCTGAAGCATCAGGACCTCTGCATCTACTGGAAAAAGTATTATGACTTGGAAAACCCTACGATTAGCCAATACCTGAGGAGACAACTTGCAAAACCCAG GCCTGTGATTCTGGACCCGGCTGACCCAACTGGAAATGTGGCTGGTGGAGATCCACAGAGGTGGCAGCTGCTGGCACAGGAGGTTAAAGTCTGGCTCAAGTATTCGTGCTGTAAGAAGTTGAGTGGGAAGCCAGTAGGCACCTGGAAGGTGCCG ATTATCCTCTGA